From the genome of Blautia pseudococcoides, one region includes:
- a CDS encoding DUF6449 domain-containing protein encodes MTSKISFTKMVMQNVKERGAWFLVSFLAMLMALPVQTMMRLDHVAAYGLKLKEQAAQSAEVFLNTTGYDNVALILLVIIAGFCLGMTGYMYLYSREKTDFYHSLPMKRERMYFVSYLGGVVIFAVPYLLNLLLALLAGAVKGTFPAHTLSVVLGAFLTHMIYFLVFYHVGILAVMLTGNLFTGAMAYAAFLSYGFIIKEVFISMAGRFFQSATPYTLGGGSYSILRFTFHAGGWTLSPLYSYMNIIREAVNYDTRKAPWLLAAAGLLAAVLLLALCLLVYHLRPSESYHKAIAFRRLEPIIKIAVVFPFSILTALNISQGIGQHVFVWFVMVLVFSAWVISTAMDFLYRMDIRESLRPRISTGAVLVMLAAMTVIYRFDVFQVDTYLPKENKIESMSVYINSMNSLYSYPYNSVYYQGDSEIKTYLENTKYEEFDSIYDLAALGVEAQKENDGFPKLKDGEDLLYYYVKYHLKSGRNVYRYYEVKQDDAALKLMGNIYDSWEYKQQTLPVEFIDAEKITEISLNDIFSANRQVTTSETAMQNIFKTYKSEWESLEFKESLDQQVVGFLNIDCISAEQGSRFENGTASLDITQTLSLPLYEGFRNTRKLLEEAGCHVYTKEDVDKMEKIVVVSSDNNGNTEEFTFSDKEDRMEILEKFVFDQYSNPAKNLYPDYSKSLRIYWKDGAGETKEGIYLSNDLPSCVKKVLKTEN; translated from the coding sequence ATGACATCAAAGATCTCTTTTACTAAAATGGTGATGCAGAATGTGAAAGAAAGAGGCGCGTGGTTCCTTGTCTCATTTTTGGCTATGCTGATGGCACTTCCGGTTCAGACTATGATGAGGCTGGATCATGTGGCTGCATACGGATTGAAACTAAAGGAGCAGGCAGCGCAGTCTGCGGAAGTATTTTTGAATACCACGGGTTATGATAATGTGGCTCTTATACTTTTGGTGATCATCGCAGGGTTTTGTCTGGGAATGACAGGGTATATGTATCTGTACTCCAGAGAGAAGACGGATTTTTATCACAGCCTTCCCATGAAAAGGGAACGCATGTATTTTGTCTCCTACCTGGGCGGCGTAGTGATCTTTGCGGTCCCCTATCTACTGAATCTGCTGCTGGCACTACTGGCCGGAGCTGTGAAGGGCACATTCCCTGCTCATACGCTTTCAGTGGTTTTGGGTGCATTTTTGACACATATGATATATTTCCTTGTCTTTTACCATGTGGGGATACTGGCGGTGATGCTGACCGGGAATCTGTTTACAGGCGCCATGGCATATGCTGCGTTTCTGAGCTATGGATTTATTATAAAAGAAGTCTTTATCAGTATGGCGGGGCGCTTTTTCCAGTCCGCAACGCCCTACACGTTAGGCGGCGGCAGTTACAGTATTCTGCGGTTTACCTTCCATGCGGGAGGATGGACGCTTTCGCCATTATATAGCTATATGAATATCATACGTGAAGCGGTAAACTATGATACAAGAAAAGCACCGTGGCTTTTGGCCGCTGCCGGCCTGTTGGCAGCAGTTCTGCTTCTGGCACTCTGTCTTCTGGTATATCATCTGCGGCCTTCGGAGAGTTATCATAAGGCAATTGCGTTTAGGAGACTGGAACCGATTATTAAAATTGCTGTGGTATTTCCTTTTTCCATTTTGACCGCGCTTAATATCAGCCAGGGAATCGGTCAGCATGTGTTTGTATGGTTTGTAATGGTTCTGGTATTCTCGGCCTGGGTCATCTCAACCGCCATGGATTTTCTGTACCGGATGGATATCAGGGAAAGCCTGCGTCCCCGTATCTCCACAGGGGCAGTGCTGGTCATGCTGGCGGCGATGACCGTTATCTACCGATTTGATGTTTTTCAAGTGGATACTTATCTTCCGAAAGAAAATAAGATAGAAAGTATGTCCGTCTATATTAACAGCATGAACAGCCTGTACAGCTATCCATATAATTCCGTTTATTATCAGGGTGACAGTGAGATAAAAACATATCTTGAAAATACCAAATATGAAGAATTCGACAGCATTTATGACCTGGCTGCCCTGGGAGTGGAAGCCCAGAAAGAAAATGATGGTTTCCCAAAACTGAAAGACGGAGAAGACCTGTTGTACTATTATGTAAAATATCACCTGAAATCAGGCCGGAATGTGTACCGGTACTATGAAGTGAAGCAGGATGATGCCGCGCTGAAGCTGATGGGAAATATTTATGACAGCTGGGAATATAAACAGCAGACCCTTCCTGTGGAATTTATTGATGCGGAGAAGATAACAGAGATTTCCTTAAATGATATTTTCTCTGCCAACAGACAGGTCACAACCTCGGAGACGGCAATGCAGAATATTTTCAAGACCTACAAAAGCGAGTGGGAAAGCCTGGAATTTAAGGAGAGCCTGGATCAGCAGGTAGTAGGCTTTTTAAACATTGATTGTATCAGCGCTGAACAGGGCAGTAGATTTGAAAATGGTACTGCATCCTTAGATATTACCCAGACATTGTCACTGCCCCTGTATGAGGGATTCCGGAATACCAGAAAACTGCTGGAAGAGGCGGGGTGCCATGTCTATACAAAAGAGGATGTGGATAAGATGGAGAAGATCGTTGTGGTTTCCAGTGATAATAACGGAAACACAGAAGAATTTACATTTTCGGATAAAGAGGATAGGATGGAGATACTGGAAAAGTTTGTTTTTGACCAGTACAGCAATCCTGCAAAAAATCTCTATCCGGATTATTCAAAGAGTCTGCGCATCTACTGGAAAGATGGGGCAGGTGAGACAAAAGAAGGGATTTACCTGAGCAATGACCTGCCGTCCTGTGTGAAAAAGGTGCTGAAAACAGAAAACTGA
- a CDS encoding ArsR/SmtB family transcription factor, giving the protein MKRQLSFENEKELVLVGKALSSEIRIRILKLLDENPLCVNEIAEILQIPASSAALNVRVLEEAGLIRTELKPGVRGAMKLCIRQNEELVLHLQQLRGPKHEEVISMPVGNYVDYKITPTCGMVNDEEYIDGEDEPRCFYDPRRTTAKLVWFSSGYLEYRFPNAGIQGSRVKRLEISAELCSETADYDLDCPSDITLWVNGVDAGTWTCPSDFGGRRGKLNPDWWEDKNSQYGNLKKWVMDTEGTYLDGVKVSSVPVSGYDLVERPYISVRIGIKENAEHMGGVNIFGCSFGDYPQDILMRIEY; this is encoded by the coding sequence ATGAAGAGACAATTATCCTTTGAGAATGAAAAGGAACTGGTGCTGGTGGGAAAAGCGCTCTCCTCAGAGATTCGGATTCGTATCCTGAAGCTTCTGGATGAAAATCCCCTGTGCGTCAATGAAATTGCAGAGATCCTGCAGATTCCGGCCTCCTCGGCAGCCTTAAATGTCCGTGTGCTGGAGGAAGCAGGGCTGATCCGTACCGAACTGAAGCCCGGAGTGAGGGGGGCCATGAAGCTCTGTATCCGGCAGAATGAGGAGCTGGTGCTCCATCTGCAGCAGCTGCGGGGACCGAAGCATGAGGAAGTCATCTCCATGCCGGTAGGCAATTATGTGGATTATAAGATCACGCCCACCTGTGGTATGGTCAATGATGAGGAGTATATTGACGGGGAGGACGAGCCCCGGTGTTTTTATGACCCAAGGCGGACAACCGCCAAGCTGGTCTGGTTCTCCTCCGGTTATCTGGAATACCGTTTTCCCAATGCAGGGATCCAGGGAAGCAGGGTAAAGCGTCTGGAGATCTCTGCGGAACTGTGTTCTGAGACTGCGGATTATGATCTGGACTGTCCCTCAGACATTACTCTGTGGGTCAACGGTGTGGATGCGGGGACCTGGACCTGTCCAAGCGACTTTGGCGGCAGGAGAGGCAAACTGAACCCGGACTGGTGGGAGGATAAGAATTCCCAGTACGGCAATCTGAAAAAATGGGTGATGGATACAGAGGGGACATATCTGGACGGCGTGAAAGTGAGCAGTGTGCCGGTATCCGGATATGACCTGGTAGAAAGGCCTTATATCTCCGTACGCATTGGCATCAAGGAGAATGCAGAGCATATGGGGGGTGTGAATATTTTTGGCTGTAGTTTTGGAGACTATCCCCAGGATATTCTGATGCGGATTGAATATTGA
- a CDS encoding galactokinase — protein MKRKLQNRFCELFGADGDIRYYFSPGRVNLIGEHTDYNGGHVFPCALTNGTYGAARIRKDRKLRLYSENFSNAGVFETSLDDLRYHERAGWTNYLKGVIWTFMTKGYPIKKGLDLVIGGNIPNGSGLSSSASIELLMAMVLKDLYGFSDLTKTEMALFGQYAENKFCGMNCGIMDQFTVATGKKGHAIFLDTSNLRYEYAPIRLGNASLLISVSNKKRRLTDSKYNERRRECEAALKELQSIVDIRSLGELTGEAFEEVKEIIKDPVHVKRARHAVCENQRTIQAVKALKEQDLKRFGMLMNESHISLRDDYEVTGRELDTLAEAAWDQPGVLGSRMTGAGFGGCTVSIVEDGFVEAFIRNVGSVYKKKIGYGADFYRVEIGDGARRIG, from the coding sequence ATGAAGCGAAAACTGCAAAACCGGTTTTGCGAGCTGTTCGGCGCAGACGGCGACATCCGATACTATTTTTCACCTGGCCGTGTGAACCTCATCGGGGAGCACACAGACTATAACGGGGGACATGTATTTCCATGTGCCCTCACAAATGGTACATATGGAGCGGCGAGAATCCGGAAAGACCGGAAACTGCGTCTTTACTCCGAAAATTTCAGCAATGCGGGGGTTTTTGAGACAAGCCTGGATGACCTTAGATATCATGAGAGAGCCGGATGGACCAACTATTTAAAAGGTGTTATCTGGACATTCATGACCAAAGGTTATCCTATAAAAAAAGGGCTTGATCTGGTAATCGGCGGTAATATTCCCAATGGCTCAGGTCTTTCCTCCTCCGCTTCCATAGAACTTCTCATGGCTATGGTTTTAAAAGATTTATATGGCTTTTCAGATTTGACCAAAACAGAAATGGCCCTTTTTGGACAGTACGCGGAGAATAAGTTCTGCGGCATGAACTGCGGGATCATGGACCAGTTTACTGTGGCAACGGGTAAGAAAGGTCATGCGATTTTCCTGGATACCAGCAATCTGCGTTATGAATATGCGCCCATCAGACTGGGGAATGCGTCCCTTCTCATTTCGGTCAGCAATAAGAAAAGAAGACTGACGGACTCCAAGTACAATGAACGCAGAAGAGAATGCGAGGCAGCCCTCAAAGAGCTTCAGTCCATAGTGGATATCCGTTCTCTGGGAGAATTGACAGGGGAGGCCTTTGAGGAAGTAAAAGAGATCATCAAAGACCCGGTGCATGTGAAACGCGCGCGCCACGCGGTCTGCGAGAATCAGCGGACCATACAGGCAGTAAAAGCGCTGAAAGAGCAGGATTTAAAAAGATTTGGCATGCTTATGAATGAGTCCCACATCTCGCTGAGAGATGACTACGAGGTCACGGGAAGGGAGCTGGATACCCTGGCAGAGGCAGCCTGGGACCAGCCCGGCGTCCTGGGTTCCCGCATGACGGGGGCAGGCTTTGGAGGCTGCACAGTCAGCATCGTGGAGGATGGCTTTGTGGAGGCATTTATTCGGAATGTGGGCTCTGTTTATAAGAAAAAAATCGGTTACGGTGCGGATTTCTACAGGGTGGAGATCGGTGACGGGGCCAGAAGAATCGGATAA
- the galT gene encoding UDP-glucose--hexose-1-phosphate uridylyltransferase, which translates to MLNNSIKKLVQYGSETGLVPACEKNYTINLLLDLFRQDDYEEPCEEYRDVDLEETLGELLDEAVKRGLIEDSIGYRDLFDTKIMNCLMPRPAQVQEKFWKEYEKSPETATDYFYKLSQDSDYIRRYRIKKDRKWTVDSSYGTIDITINLSKPEKDPKAIAAARNAKQSSYPKCLLCMENEGYAGRLNHPARENHRIIPITVNESPWGFQYSPYVYYNEHCIVFNGQHVPMKIERNAFVKLFDFVKLFPHYFLGSNADLPIVGGSILSHDHFQGGHYTFAMAKAPIEESVTIPGYEDVEAGIVNWPLSVLRIRHKDEKRLIDLAAHVLDSWRSYTDEDAFVFAETDGEPHNTITPIARKIGDTFELDLTLRNNITTEEHPLGVYHPHAEYHHIKKENIGLIEVMGLAVLPARLKDELELLASYILEGRDPAENEMLEKHADWVKEFLPKYQDINEKNVMDILQEEVGQVFVKVLEDAGVYKCTPEGRAAFKKFLATL; encoded by the coding sequence ATGTTAAACAACAGTATTAAAAAACTTGTGCAGTACGGATCAGAGACAGGCCTGGTGCCTGCATGTGAGAAAAATTATACCATCAACCTGCTTCTGGATTTATTCCGTCAGGACGACTATGAGGAGCCTTGTGAGGAGTACAGGGACGTGGATTTGGAGGAAACTTTGGGCGAACTGCTGGATGAAGCTGTAAAACGCGGCCTGATCGAGGACAGTATCGGCTACCGTGACCTGTTTGACACCAAGATCATGAACTGTCTTATGCCCCGTCCGGCACAGGTGCAGGAAAAATTCTGGAAGGAATATGAAAAATCCCCGGAGACTGCTACGGATTATTTCTACAAACTGAGCCAGGACAGTGACTACATCCGCCGTTACCGCATTAAGAAGGACAGAAAATGGACTGTGGACAGCTCTTACGGCACCATTGATATTACCATCAACCTTTCAAAGCCGGAAAAAGACCCCAAAGCCATTGCAGCAGCCAGGAATGCGAAACAGAGCAGCTATCCCAAATGTCTCCTCTGTATGGAAAACGAGGGATACGCAGGCCGTTTGAATCATCCGGCCAGAGAGAACCACAGGATCATTCCTATCACGGTCAATGAAAGCCCCTGGGGATTCCAGTATTCCCCCTATGTGTATTACAATGAACACTGCATTGTTTTTAACGGGCAGCATGTACCTATGAAAATCGAGAGGAATGCTTTTGTAAAGCTCTTTGATTTTGTAAAGCTGTTTCCCCACTATTTCCTTGGCTCCAATGCGGATCTGCCTATCGTAGGAGGCTCTATTTTAAGCCATGACCATTTCCAGGGAGGCCATTATACTTTTGCCATGGCAAAAGCGCCCATAGAGGAGAGCGTGACCATACCCGGATATGAAGATGTGGAGGCCGGTATCGTAAATTGGCCGCTGTCTGTGCTTCGTATCCGCCATAAGGATGAAAAACGCCTGATTGACCTTGCTGCGCATGTGCTTGATAGCTGGAGAAGCTATACGGATGAGGATGCTTTTGTCTTTGCCGAGACAGACGGGGAGCCTCACAACACCATCACCCCTATTGCAAGAAAGATTGGGGATACCTTTGAACTGGATCTGACACTGAGAAATAATATCACCACAGAGGAGCACCCCCTGGGTGTTTATCATCCCCATGCGGAATATCATCATATTAAGAAAGAGAACATCGGTCTGATCGAGGTCATGGGACTGGCGGTGCTTCCGGCCAGGCTGAAAGACGAGCTGGAACTGCTGGCCTCCTACATTCTGGAAGGCAGAGATCCGGCAGAAAATGAGATGCTGGAAAAACACGCAGACTGGGTAAAAGAATTCCTGCCGAAATACCAGGATATCAATGAAAAGAATGTGATGGATATTCTTCAGGAAGAGGTGGGACAGGTCTTTGTCAAGGTGCTGGAGGACGCCGGCGTGTACAAATGTACCCCTGAGGGAAGGGCTGCTTTCAAAAAATTCCTTGCCACATTATAA
- a CDS encoding acyl-CoA thioesterase yields the protein MKEKRVADSQTEQTYLMRPKYLNGYGKLFGGQLMGWIDEIASIVAMRHSESEITTAAIDNLNFKESASVDDVIVLRGKITHVGRTSMEVRVDTYVESRRGIRKIINRAYVVMVAVDDCQHPKPVPGLLVETEAEKAEWQGGEKRYALRKQRRIEGY from the coding sequence ATGAAGGAAAAAAGGGTAGCGGATTCCCAGACAGAGCAGACGTATCTCATGCGTCCAAAGTATCTGAATGGCTACGGAAAGCTTTTCGGCGGACAGCTTATGGGCTGGATTGACGAGATCGCCAGCATTGTAGCCATGCGGCACAGCGAATCCGAGATCACGACTGCTGCCATAGATAATTTAAATTTTAAAGAAAGCGCCTCTGTGGATGACGTGATCGTCCTGAGAGGAAAGATCACCCACGTGGGACGTACATCCATGGAAGTGCGGGTGGACACCTATGTGGAGAGCCGCCGGGGGATCAGAAAGATCATCAACCGCGCCTATGTGGTCATGGTGGCAGTGGATGACTGCCAGCATCCAAAACCAGTGCCGGGACTGCTTGTGGAGACAGAGGCAGAAAAAGCGGAGTGGCAAGGCGGAGAGAAGCGCTATGCTTTGCGTAAACAGCGGCGAATAGAAGGATATTGA
- the polA gene encoding DNA polymerase I: protein MSEKILLIDGHSILNRAYYGLPELTNSEGLHTNAIYGFLNILFKTIEEEKPDYLTVAFDLHAPTFRHQMYEAYKGTRKPMPQELREQVPVMKDVLAAMGVCMISKEGYEADDLLGTLAKKSEEKGMEVTVLSGDRDLLQLASSHICIRIPKTRFGKTTVEDYFADDVKEKYQLSPEQIIELKALMGDASDNIPGLPGVGEKTATKILLEYGNVENAYAHVEDIKPNKAKNAFLEHYDLAVLSKKLAAINIDSPVEYDWESARIKDYYTQDAYDFFKELEFKNFLSRFEDTSAPAEVEKSFSTVTELDQAEEIFGKARQKPELGLHILKENGVFLGMGLSFLDEEKVLSYCFLPQGFLTEAYLLEQAQVLCQEAAMVSSLDVKSMLRHMDLENHTKMFDAGIAAYLMNPLKSAYTYDDIAKEYLGEMLPAKEDLLGKLNYTKGMKDQEEQAALSVCYMAYVALKSRKPLKKALEGTEMLHLFTNIEMPLLFTLSEMEKEGIRVNAQALKEYGDQLYVRILELEKEIYQEAGEEFNINSPKQLGVILFEKLKLPGGKKTKTGYSTAADVLEKLAPDHKLVADILEYRQLAKLKSTYADGLAVYIGEDERIHSTFNQTITATGRISSTEPNLQNIPIRMELGRLIRKVFIPRDGYVFTDADYSQIELRVLAHMSGDEKLIQAYQEAQDIHRMTASQVFHVPFDEVTDLQRRNAKAVNFGIVYGISSFGLSQDLSITRKEAAQYIENYFETYPKIKGFLDGLVTEAKEKGYVTTMFGRRRPVPELKSSNFMQRSFGERVAMNSPIQGTAADIIKIAMIRVGKALKEQNLKSRLLLQVHDELLVETAEDETAQVSAILEKEMKNAASLAVSLEIDMHTGSNWYEAK from the coding sequence ATGAGCGAAAAAATCCTGCTGATAGACGGACACAGTATATTGAACAGAGCTTATTACGGCCTGCCTGAACTAACCAACTCGGAGGGGCTTCACACCAATGCCATATATGGATTTTTAAACATCCTGTTCAAGACCATAGAGGAGGAAAAGCCGGATTATCTGACGGTAGCCTTTGATCTGCACGCACCAACCTTCCGGCACCAGATGTATGAGGCCTACAAGGGTACCAGAAAACCCATGCCTCAGGAGTTAAGGGAGCAGGTGCCTGTGATGAAGGATGTGCTTGCAGCCATGGGTGTGTGCATGATCTCCAAGGAAGGGTATGAGGCAGACGACCTTTTAGGCACCCTTGCAAAGAAGAGCGAGGAGAAGGGTATGGAAGTTACCGTCCTCTCCGGAGACAGGGACCTTCTGCAGCTTGCCAGCAGCCATATCTGTATCAGGATCCCCAAGACCAGGTTCGGCAAGACCACAGTGGAGGATTATTTTGCTGATGACGTGAAAGAAAAATATCAGTTAAGCCCGGAGCAGATCATTGAACTGAAGGCACTCATGGGCGATGCGTCCGATAACATTCCGGGACTGCCGGGAGTGGGAGAAAAGACCGCCACAAAAATCCTGCTGGAGTACGGAAATGTGGAAAATGCCTACGCGCATGTGGAGGACATCAAGCCGAACAAGGCGAAAAACGCGTTTCTTGAGCACTACGATCTGGCAGTCCTCAGCAAGAAGCTGGCTGCCATTAATATAGACAGCCCTGTGGAATATGACTGGGAAAGTGCCAGGATCAAAGATTATTACACTCAGGATGCCTATGATTTCTTTAAAGAGCTGGAATTCAAGAACTTTCTCTCCCGGTTTGAGGACACCAGTGCCCCCGCTGAGGTGGAGAAAAGCTTCTCAACGGTGACAGAGCTTGACCAGGCTGAGGAGATCTTTGGGAAGGCCAGGCAGAAACCGGAGCTGGGACTTCACATTTTAAAGGAAAACGGTGTGTTTCTGGGAATGGGGCTTTCCTTTCTGGATGAGGAAAAAGTGCTGTCTTACTGTTTCCTTCCCCAGGGATTTTTGACGGAGGCCTATCTGCTTGAACAGGCGCAGGTGCTCTGTCAGGAGGCAGCCATGGTATCCTCCCTGGATGTAAAATCCATGCTGCGCCATATGGACCTGGAGAACCACACGAAAATGTTTGATGCAGGGATCGCGGCCTATCTGATGAATCCGCTGAAATCTGCCTACACTTACGATGATATCGCAAAAGAGTACTTAGGAGAGATGCTTCCCGCAAAGGAGGACCTTCTGGGAAAACTAAACTATACAAAAGGGATGAAAGACCAGGAGGAACAGGCAGCGTTGTCTGTCTGCTACATGGCATATGTGGCCCTGAAAAGCAGGAAGCCCCTGAAAAAAGCTCTGGAGGGGACAGAAATGCTGCATCTCTTCACAAACATTGAGATGCCTCTTCTCTTTACCCTCTCCGAAATGGAGAAGGAGGGGATCCGGGTAAATGCCCAGGCTTTAAAAGAGTATGGGGACCAGCTCTATGTGAGGATTTTGGAGCTTGAAAAGGAGATCTACCAGGAGGCAGGGGAGGAATTCAATATCAATTCCCCAAAACAGCTCGGTGTGATCTTGTTTGAAAAGCTGAAGTTGCCGGGGGGAAAGAAGACCAAGACCGGTTATTCCACTGCAGCGGATGTCCTTGAGAAACTGGCCCCTGACCATAAGCTGGTGGCAGATATTCTGGAGTACAGACAGCTGGCAAAGCTGAAATCCACCTATGCGGACGGCCTTGCAGTCTATATCGGGGAGGATGAGAGGATCCATTCCACCTTCAACCAGACGATCACCGCCACGGGGCGTATCAGCAGTACAGAACCGAATCTGCAGAATATTCCCATCCGTATGGAGCTGGGGAGGCTTATACGCAAGGTCTTTATCCCAAGAGACGGGTACGTGTTTACGGATGCGGACTACTCCCAGATCGAGCTTCGTGTGCTGGCACATATGTCGGGGGATGAAAAACTGATCCAGGCTTATCAGGAGGCTCAGGATATCCACCGCATGACAGCCTCCCAGGTATTTCATGTCCCCTTTGATGAGGTGACGGATTTACAGAGGAGAAATGCCAAGGCAGTCAATTTTGGCATTGTCTACGGCATCAGTTCTTTTGGCCTTTCCCAAGATTTGAGTATCACCAGGAAAGAGGCTGCCCAGTATATTGAAAATTATTTCGAGACATACCCAAAAATCAAGGGATTTCTGGACGGTCTGGTGACAGAGGCAAAAGAGAAGGGATATGTGACCACCATGTTCGGCAGAAGACGTCCGGTTCCGGAATTGAAATCCAGCAACTTCATGCAGCGTTCCTTCGGTGAACGGGTAGCCATGAATTCGCCGATTCAGGGAACCGCGGCTGATATTATTAAAATCGCCATGATCCGGGTGGGAAAAGCGCTGAAGGAACAGAATTTAAAATCACGTCTGCTTCTGCAGGTGCACGATGAACTGCTGGTGGAGACCGCAGAGGACGAGACCGCGCAGGTTTCAGCCATTTTGGAAAAAGAGATGAAAAATGCCGCCAGTCTGGCTGTATCGCTGGAGATTGATATGCATACAGGAAGCAACTGGTATGAGGCAAAGTAA
- the coaE gene encoding dephospho-CoA kinase (Dephospho-CoA kinase (CoaE) performs the final step in coenzyme A biosynthesis.) translates to MRVIGVTGGVGSGKSFVLNYIEEHFDARVVKADDVGHLLMMPGQVCYEPVIRLFGDWIVNEDGSLNRETIAQIVFEKKDMLEKLDKIIHPAVKKYIVREIERSKKEETEFFFIEAALLLEDNYDEIYDELWYIYCEKEVRMERLRRDRGYSEEKARKVMENQLSEDEFEAKCDFLLYNDEDVAHTYLQIERRMRTYYEPM, encoded by the coding sequence ATGAGAGTCATAGGTGTGACCGGAGGGGTAGGCTCCGGAAAAAGTTTTGTACTGAATTATATTGAGGAACATTTTGATGCACGGGTGGTCAAGGCAGATGACGTGGGGCATCTGCTGATGATGCCCGGCCAGGTCTGCTATGAGCCGGTCATCCGGCTTTTTGGTGACTGGATCGTGAATGAGGATGGTTCTCTTAACAGGGAAACGATCGCGCAGATCGTATTTGAAAAGAAGGACATGCTGGAAAAACTGGATAAAATCATTCATCCTGCAGTGAAAAAATATATTGTCAGAGAGATTGAGCGCTCCAAAAAAGAGGAGACAGAATTCTTCTTTATTGAGGCGGCTTTATTATTGGAAGATAATTATGATGAAATTTATGATGAATTGTGGTATATTTATTGCGAAAAAGAAGTACGCATGGAAAGGCTTCGCCGTGACAGGGGCTATTCTGAGGAAAAAGCCAGAAAAGTGATGGAAAATCAACTGTCTGAGGATGAATTTGAAGCCAAATGTGACTTTTTATTATATAACGACGAAGATGTGGCCCATACCTATCTTCAGATTGAGCGAAGGATGAGAACATATTATGAACCTATGTAG
- a CDS encoding MBL fold metallo-hydrolase, translating to MNLCSIASGSSGNCIYVGSDHAGILVDVGISGKKIEEGLNTIDRTTKDCDGILITHEHSDHIKGLGVISRKYKIPIYCTRGTMEGMQRMSTLGKMPEGLYRVIRADEPFSIGDLDIHPFNISHDAAEPVGYRVNHENKSVGIATDLGKYNDYIVEQLQGLDALLLEANHDVNMLQVGSYPYYLKQRILGERGHLSNESAGRLLCRLLHGKMKQIMLGHLSRENNYEALAYETVCSEVTMGENPWCSSDFKISVAHRDCASELITV from the coding sequence ATGAACCTATGTAGTATTGCCAGCGGTAGCAGCGGCAATTGTATTTATGTGGGCAGTGACCATGCAGGCATTCTGGTGGATGTGGGTATCAGCGGCAAGAAGATTGAAGAAGGCCTCAATACCATTGACCGCACCACAAAGGACTGCGACGGTATCCTGATCACCCATGAGCACTCTGACCATATCAAGGGTCTGGGTGTTATTTCCAGAAAGTATAAGATTCCCATTTACTGTACCCGGGGAACCATGGAGGGGATGCAGCGTATGTCCACTCTCGGCAAGATGCCGGAAGGGCTGTACCGGGTCATACGGGCAGACGAACCATTTTCTATCGGAGATCTGGACATTCATCCCTTTAACATTTCCCACGATGCGGCAGAGCCGGTGGGATACCGGGTGAATCATGAGAACAAGTCCGTGGGGATCGCCACGGATTTGGGCAAGTATAATGATTACATAGTGGAACAGCTCCAGGGATTGGATGCCCTGCTGCTGGAGGCAAACCACGACGTGAACATGCTGCAGGTGGGAAGTTATCCCTATTACTTAAAACAGCGGATCCTGGGCGAGAGAGGCCATCTGTCCAATGAGTCAGCAGGCAGGCTTTTATGCCGTCTGCTCCACGGCAAAATGAAACAGATCATGCTGGGCCATCTGAGCCGTGAGAACAATTACGAGGCATTGGCTTATGAGACCGTATGCTCAGAGGTGACTATGGGGGAAAATCCATGGTGTTCCTCTGACTTTAAGATTTCTGTAGCGCACAGGGATTGTGCATCAGAGCTGATCACCGTATAG
- a CDS encoding ACT domain-containing protein produces the protein MKKTIISVVGQDTVGIIARVCTYLAENNINILDISQTIIDGYFNMMMITDASKSEKKLDQISAELSKLGEEIGVVIHAQHEDIFTKMHRI, from the coding sequence ATGAAGAAGACAATCATCAGCGTAGTAGGACAGGATACCGTAGGAATTATTGCCAGAGTCTGCACTTATCTGGCAGAGAATAATATTAACATCCTGGATATTTCCCAGACCATCATTGACGGTTATTTCAATATGATGATGATAACAGATGCCAGCAAATCCGAGAAAAAGCTGGATCAGATTTCCGCAGAGCTGTCAAAACTGGGTGAGGAAATCGGCGTTGTGATCCACGCACAGCATGAGGATATCTTTACGAAGATGCACCGTATCTAA